From the Lampris incognitus isolate fLamInc1 chromosome 10, fLamInc1.hap2, whole genome shotgun sequence genome, one window contains:
- the rpl3 gene encoding 60S ribosomal protein L3, with translation MSHRKFSAPRHGSLGFLPRKRSRRHRGKVKSFPKDDPSKPVHLTAFLGYKAGMTHIVREVDRPGSKVNKKEVVEAVTIVETPPMIVVGVTGYVQTPRGLRTLKTIFAEHISDECKRRFYKNWYKSKKKAFTKYCKRWQDDEGKKQLEKDFAAMKKYCQVIRIITHTQMRLLPLRQKKSHLMEVQLNGGSISDKVDWAREKLEQAVPISTVFTQDEMIDVIGVTKGHGYKGVTSRWHTKKLPRKTHRGLRKVACIGAWHPARVAFSVARAGQKGYHHRTEINKKIYKIGQGYHTKDGKLVKNNASTEYDLSNKSINPLGGFVHYGEVTNDFVMLKGCVIGTKKRVLTLRKSLLVQTSRRALEKIDLKFIDTTSKFGHGRFQTAEEKKAFMGPLKKDRIAKEETA, from the exons ATG TCTCACCGCAAGTTTTCAGCTCCACGCCACGGATCTCTGGGCTTCCTGCCCCGCAAGAGGAGCCGTCGTCATCGTGGCAAGGTGAAGAGCTTCCCTAAGGATGACCCCAGCAAACCTGTGCACCTAACGGCCTTCCTGGGCTACAAGGCGGGGATGACACACATTGTCCGTGAGGTCGACAGACCCGGCTCTA AGGTGAACAAAAAGGAGGTGGTGGAGGCGGTGACGATCGTGGAAACTCCTCCCATGATTGTAGTTGGTGTCACAGGCTATGTCCAGACCCCTCGTGGCCTGCGTACCTTGAAGACCATCTTTGCGGAGCACATCAGTGATGAGTGCAAGCGTCGCTTCTACAAAAACTG GTATAAGTCCAAGAAGAAGGCCTTCACAAAGTACTGTAAGAGGTGGCAGGATGATGAGGgcaagaagcagctggagaaggACTTTGCAGCCATGAAGAAGTACTGCCAGGTCATCCGCATCATTACACACACCCAG ATGCGCCTGCTGCCCCTGAGACAGAAGAAGTCTCATCTCATGGAGGTGCAGTTGAATGGAGGCTCCATCTCTGACAAGGTGGACTGGGCCCGTGAGAAACTGGAGCAGGCCGTGCCCATCAGTACAGTCTTCACACAGGACGAGATGATTGATGTCATCGGTGTAACCAAGGGTCACGGATACAAGG GTGTCACAAGCCGCTGGCACACCAAGAAGCTCCCCCGCAAGACTCATCGTGGTCTCCGTAAGGTGGCCTGTATCGGTGCCTGGCATCCTGCTCGTGTGGCCTTTTCCGTGGCCCGTGCTGGTCAAAAGGGCTACCACCACCGCACAGAGATCAACAAGAAG atCTACAAGATTGGCCAGGGTTACCACACTAAAGACGGAAAGCTTGTCAAGAATAACGCCTCCACAGAGTACGATCTGTCCAACAAGAGCATCAACCCCTTG GGAGGCTTTGTCCATTATGGTGAGGTGACCAACGACTTCGTCATGCTGAAGGGCTGTGTGATCGGGACCAAGAAGAGAGTGTTAACGCTGCGCAAG TCTCTGCTGGTTCAGACGAGCCGCCGTGCCCTGGAGAAGATCGACCTCAAGTTCATCGACACCACCTCCAAGTTTGGTCATGGTCGCTTCCAGACTGCGGAGGAAAAGAAGGCCTTCATG GGACCACTCAAGAAGGACCGCATCGCCAAGGAGGAGACTGCTTGA